The following coding sequences are from one Arthrobacter sp. 24S4-2 window:
- a CDS encoding copper resistance CopC family protein translates to MRPIRQLLSALFGALFIAAAVLFAAAPASAHDAAESSSPAQGATVATPPEKVSVTFNKDPLALGSQIQVKDAAGTNWADGPVEIVDNVASQKLRDGAPAGEFTVVWRVVSSDSHPIEGTFTFTATAGAAGSTAGSPSTGSPTTAGQVPTAGTAQPGTTTAPEPAPDASEPFPWSLVLFAGTAVGILVALGVLAKRNLKSPDGDADEDTGGDGKADEDKAGDGK, encoded by the coding sequence ATGCGTCCCATCCGCCAGCTGCTGAGCGCCCTGTTCGGCGCCCTCTTTATTGCGGCCGCGGTGCTGTTTGCCGCGGCACCCGCCTCAGCCCACGACGCCGCTGAATCCAGCAGTCCCGCTCAGGGCGCCACCGTGGCCACGCCGCCGGAGAAGGTGTCCGTCACCTTCAACAAGGACCCGCTGGCACTCGGCTCCCAGATCCAGGTGAAGGATGCGGCAGGCACCAACTGGGCTGACGGTCCCGTGGAAATCGTGGACAACGTCGCCTCGCAGAAACTTCGCGATGGGGCCCCCGCCGGGGAGTTCACCGTGGTGTGGCGCGTGGTCAGCTCCGATTCGCACCCCATCGAGGGCACCTTCACGTTCACGGCCACGGCCGGTGCGGCGGGTTCGACGGCGGGCAGCCCGTCAACCGGCAGCCCGACGACGGCGGGCCAGGTCCCGACGGCCGGCACCGCCCAGCCCGGAACCACGACGGCGCCCGAGCCGGCGCCCGACGCGTCGGAACCATTCCCCTGGAGCCTGGTGCTGTTCGCCGGGACTGCCGTTGGCATTCTGGTGGCGCTTGGTGTGCTGGCAAAACGCAACCTCAAGTCGCCGGACGGCGACGCCGATGAGGACACTGGCGGCGACGGGAAGGCCGACGAGGATAAAGCCGGCGACGGGAAGTGA